The proteins below come from a single Isoptericola dokdonensis DS-3 genomic window:
- a CDS encoding aldo/keto reductase, whose product MTVNEIPTLTLSNGVEMPALGFGVFQTPPDETTTAVTEALRVGYRHVDTAAAYGNEAGVGEALRRSGLDRSDVVVETKVWASDYGYDETLHAFEKSSAKLGLEQIDVLILHQVAANLFDRTIDAYRALERLLADGRVRAIGVSNFPVARLTQLMDATDVVPHLNQVELHPYHSQPALQEFHREHGILTQAWSPIGGITFYPGPWGDERRSVMDDPTITEIAAAHGASPAQVMLHWHLQQGRSAIPKSVNPDRIRQNLDVMGFTLSAEDLARIDALDTGTGSGPDPEREFDEPQLFPIPEA is encoded by the coding sequence ATGACCGTGAACGAGATCCCCACCCTCACCCTGAGCAACGGGGTCGAGATGCCCGCCCTCGGGTTCGGCGTCTTCCAGACCCCGCCCGACGAGACGACCACCGCCGTGACCGAGGCGTTGCGGGTCGGCTACCGGCACGTCGACACGGCCGCCGCGTACGGCAACGAGGCGGGCGTCGGCGAGGCGCTGCGCCGTTCCGGGCTGGACCGGTCGGACGTCGTCGTGGAGACGAAGGTCTGGGCGAGCGACTACGGCTACGACGAGACGCTGCACGCGTTCGAGAAGTCGTCGGCCAAGCTCGGCCTCGAGCAGATCGACGTGCTCATCCTCCACCAGGTCGCGGCGAACCTGTTCGACCGGACGATCGACGCGTACCGCGCGCTCGAGCGGCTGCTGGCCGACGGCCGTGTGCGCGCCATCGGCGTCAGCAACTTCCCCGTCGCGCGTCTGACGCAGCTCATGGACGCGACCGACGTCGTGCCGCACCTCAACCAGGTCGAGCTGCACCCGTACCACTCGCAGCCGGCTCTGCAGGAGTTCCACCGCGAGCACGGCATCCTCACGCAGGCGTGGTCGCCCATCGGCGGCATCACGTTCTACCCCGGACCGTGGGGCGACGAGCGGCGCAGCGTCATGGACGACCCGACGATCACCGAGATCGCCGCGGCCCACGGCGCGTCCCCGGCGCAGGTCATGCTGCACTGGCACCTGCAGCAGGGCCGTTCGGCGATCCCCAAGTCGGTCAACCCCGACCGGATCCGGCAGAACCTCGACGTCATGGGCTTCACCCTGTCGGCCGAGGACCTGGCCCGTATCGACGCCCTGGACACGGGCACGGGCAGCGGCCCGGACCCGGAGCGGGAGTTCGACGAGCCCCAGCTCTTCCCGATCCCCGAGGCCTGA
- a CDS encoding DUF2975 domain-containing protein, with translation MSRTSRLVVPLRAVLAAVLVALLATQVVVLPAVFARMAEQTPELAGLRWPLLALTVVVLACVEVVVVCSWRLLTMVHEDRIFSTQALGWVDTILGSVAVAWLLVALAGVLVVAAAGPTGVAALLLVVVLVGAAVGLLMVVMRALLVQATTLRTDLDGVI, from the coding sequence ATGTCCCGGACCTCACGCCTCGTCGTCCCGCTCCGCGCCGTCCTCGCCGCTGTCCTCGTCGCGCTGCTCGCCACCCAGGTCGTCGTGCTGCCCGCCGTGTTCGCGCGGATGGCTGAGCAGACCCCGGAGCTCGCCGGGCTGCGCTGGCCGCTCCTGGCCCTGACCGTCGTCGTCCTCGCGTGCGTCGAGGTCGTCGTCGTGTGCTCCTGGCGGCTCCTGACGATGGTCCACGAGGACCGGATCTTCAGCACCCAGGCCCTCGGCTGGGTCGACACCATCCTGGGTTCCGTCGCCGTGGCGTGGCTGCTCGTCGCCCTCGCCGGCGTGCTGGTGGTCGCGGCCGCCGGACCCACCGGGGTCGCCGCCCTGCTGCTGGTCGTCGTGCTGGTCGGCGCCGCCGTCGGGCTGCTCATGGTGGTCATGCGGGCGCTGCTCGTCCAGGCGACCACCCTGCGCACCGACCTCGACGGGGTGATCTGA
- a CDS encoding helix-turn-helix domain-containing protein yields MPIVVRLDVELARRKMSVGEFAERVGLTPANVAVLKNGRAKAVRFSTLEAMCRVLGCQPGDLLEWVEDDTTEEDR; encoded by the coding sequence ATGCCGATCGTCGTCCGCCTCGACGTCGAGCTGGCCCGCCGCAAGATGAGCGTCGGCGAGTTCGCCGAGCGGGTCGGCCTCACCCCCGCCAACGTCGCCGTCCTGAAGAACGGCCGGGCGAAGGCCGTCCGGTTCTCCACCCTGGAGGCCATGTGCCGGGTCCTGGGCTGCCAGCCCGGCGACCTGCTCGAGTGGGTCGAGGACGACACGACCGAGGAGGACCGATGA
- a CDS encoding alcohol dehydrogenase catalytic domain-containing protein: MRATFMYGAGDVRVDEVPDPTIVEPTDAVVRVTLACVCGSDLHPYHSMPASEEGVPMGHEFLGVVEQVGDAVTDLAPGDLVVSPFAFSDNTCPFCREGFHTACRHGGWYGAGGVGGAQAEKIRVPQASGTLVRLPADVDEKLLPSLLTLADVYLTGYHAAFMAKVSPGQTVTVIGDGAVGLSAVLAAQRMGASTIILMGRHQDRTDLGRKWGATDVVAERGEEGIAKVLELTGGEGSHAVLEAVGHMPAYEQAYRIVRPGGVVSRVGVPQYEDAPVGFGSLFGKNATLNGGPAPVRAYLEDAIAQVLAGELDPGAVFDAEVSLDDVAEGYRLMDSRERIKVLVRP; this comes from the coding sequence ATGCGAGCAACGTTCATGTACGGCGCGGGCGACGTCCGCGTCGACGAGGTCCCGGACCCGACGATCGTCGAACCGACGGACGCGGTCGTCCGCGTCACGCTGGCCTGCGTGTGCGGGTCGGACCTGCACCCGTACCACTCGATGCCGGCGTCCGAGGAGGGTGTCCCGATGGGGCACGAGTTCCTCGGTGTCGTGGAGCAGGTCGGTGACGCCGTCACGGACCTCGCTCCCGGGGACCTGGTCGTGTCCCCCTTCGCGTTCTCGGACAACACCTGCCCGTTCTGCCGGGAGGGCTTCCACACGGCCTGCCGGCACGGCGGCTGGTACGGAGCCGGGGGCGTCGGCGGTGCGCAGGCGGAGAAGATCCGCGTCCCGCAGGCGTCGGGCACGCTGGTGAGGCTGCCCGCCGACGTCGACGAGAAGCTGCTGCCGTCGCTGCTGACCCTCGCCGACGTCTACCTGACCGGCTACCACGCCGCGTTCATGGCGAAGGTCTCCCCGGGCCAGACCGTCACCGTGATCGGTGACGGCGCCGTGGGCCTGTCCGCCGTGCTCGCGGCGCAGCGGATGGGTGCCTCGACGATCATCCTCATGGGCCGTCACCAGGACCGCACGGACCTGGGTCGGAAGTGGGGCGCCACCGACGTGGTCGCCGAGCGTGGCGAGGAGGGCATCGCGAAGGTCCTCGAGCTCACCGGCGGCGAGGGCTCGCACGCCGTGCTGGAGGCCGTGGGCCACATGCCCGCCTACGAGCAGGCGTACCGGATCGTGCGCCCCGGCGGGGTCGTCTCCCGCGTCGGCGTGCCGCAGTACGAGGACGCGCCCGTCGGCTTCGGGTCGCTCTTCGGCAAGAACGCGACCCTGAACGGCGGCCCGGCCCCGGTGCGCGCCTACCTCGAGGACGCCATCGCCCAGGTGCTCGCCGGCGAGCTCGACCCGGGCGCCGTGTTCGACGCCGAGGTGTCCCTCGACGACGTCGCGGAGGGCTACCGCCTCATGGACTCGCGCGAGCGCATCAAGGTCCTCGTGCGTCCCTGA
- a CDS encoding PQQ-dependent sugar dehydrogenase: MHQRNPRTWATRSRRTGRGTVPPGAARLAAAVTAAALVGTVLTTAPAAAAEPGEEFTELLNFEQYERTALNGQDGWTSSAAPRVVADPLNANNQVLESVGGGQRSSRAIPPIADGTTGTVFFRFMRTGSVDTSFGVTDVDNPTDYVNSRAYVNNQNDDVMLVRDGGSFKPAGVWSRDTWQCVWIVADNAADKVTVYSQGGPYEEITRLPEGTEQQFGFRQAVSGALDRFFWINGSSSAGRLMLDDVAIDTAGENLANPTGNPADCAAGGTQPEAPLLNPLPDPELSTLGIEVTELAQLPESQTTPATQDQRLVRHNRITHLDEVPDGSGRLMVPDNNEALYLVDKESGEHVEYLNVRDEFIDNFHNSAGLGTGLGSAEFHPDFAENGLFYTVHTEAGTALTQDTPDFPGYGNTAFHSVITEWKATDPSAETFAGTSREILRVPFAGRVHTVQQIAFNPTVSEGDADHGNLYVLVGDGGNGVGNGNPQNLATPQGKVLRIDPSGDDSANGAYGIPADNPFLDDATALPEIYAVGLRDPHRISWDPAGDHTMYLAHIGEWQVESVYAVEPGDNFGWSVREGSFRADNRQIYPLPADDAQNGFTYPVAAYDHNRDPGQTGDAGVAVNGGFVYRGDIPELRGKYLFTDLVRGWVLSTEADEMVRNDGDVADLATIDQLRVFEDGQETTFAELVGDQRVDLRFGSDADGELYLVAKANGKIWKVTGARTVTAKSPFALPELAPNLVAHYDFDHPVAGAPTSEADQGWSGTNISLINGGVEMRVADRAYAGAGEALQTQQMSPTTASNDDWKAGVYDADGVDTLDAFAGTDEAAVMGWFKPTGDHPALNSGTANATDRYNAIGLAGVLTGTSDGHAVRALLEVITVNGELKVVALGRRVDGAGSWTYAADLPWQDILQKGKWVHLAATFDFADGEMKLFMNGEELDGTYTASNTWDSGVTSDTAPAGIKIGGSYPQNTRESNPFNGRMDDLMFLDVVPTPEQVAAQYALFGATEPVEPEAPSCTPDGQEITDVMSADDWAPRTPAKWAFPGDEVVLTEPGTNPNDGIRRPFEYAVLTEGPELGSFELTGQVRLDAPASVNNRDVIVVFGWQSDTEYYYAHLSQDNTIYAHNGIFKVNNTDRERIDDQWDGAVGAPPAVTDEEWHDVRVVRCVDSGDIAVYVDGLEDPLLTANDSTFGEGRVGFGSFDNNGRLRDLTVTAAAPADTTAPTVTVKDGAEFTTGVEGAYGKVSFKLHDAGKVDKVVLNGVEKDLTDDVWSDLNFVKPGAFGAVAGENTLVVHDVAGNTTTVTFFLDAVAPQVTVKTGSDFTVGADGTYAKVSYKLYDAKKIDRLTLNGVEKNLTDNVWSDLNFVRPGVFGAVAGENTLVVHDVAGNTTTVTFVLDTTVS, translated from the coding sequence ATGCATCAGCGCAACCCCAGAACGTGGGCGACCCGCTCACGGCGCACCGGCCGCGGCACCGTACCCCCGGGTGCCGCACGACTCGCGGCCGCCGTCACGGCAGCCGCCCTCGTCGGGACCGTCCTGACGACCGCCCCCGCTGCCGCGGCAGAGCCGGGGGAGGAGTTCACCGAGCTGTTGAACTTCGAGCAGTACGAGCGCACGGCCCTGAACGGGCAGGACGGCTGGACGTCGTCCGCCGCCCCGCGGGTCGTCGCCGACCCGCTGAACGCGAACAACCAGGTCCTGGAGTCCGTGGGCGGGGGGCAGCGGTCCTCCCGGGCCATCCCGCCGATCGCGGACGGGACCACCGGCACCGTGTTCTTCCGGTTCATGCGGACGGGCAGCGTGGACACGTCGTTCGGCGTCACCGACGTCGACAACCCGACCGACTACGTGAACAGCCGCGCCTACGTCAACAACCAGAACGACGACGTGATGCTGGTGCGGGACGGCGGGTCGTTCAAGCCCGCCGGCGTCTGGTCGCGGGACACGTGGCAGTGCGTGTGGATCGTCGCGGACAACGCCGCCGACAAGGTCACCGTGTACAGCCAGGGCGGCCCGTACGAGGAGATCACACGGCTCCCGGAGGGCACCGAGCAGCAGTTCGGGTTCCGGCAGGCCGTCTCCGGTGCGCTGGACCGGTTCTTCTGGATCAACGGGTCCAGCAGCGCCGGGCGGCTCATGCTCGACGACGTCGCGATCGACACCGCGGGGGAGAACCTCGCCAACCCGACGGGCAACCCGGCGGACTGCGCGGCCGGGGGGACCCAGCCCGAGGCGCCCCTGCTCAACCCGCTGCCCGACCCCGAGCTCTCGACGCTCGGCATCGAGGTGACCGAGCTGGCGCAGCTCCCGGAGTCGCAGACGACCCCGGCGACGCAGGACCAGCGCCTGGTGCGGCACAACCGCATCACGCACCTCGACGAGGTGCCGGACGGCTCCGGCCGCCTCATGGTGCCGGACAACAACGAGGCCCTCTACCTGGTCGACAAGGAGTCGGGCGAGCACGTCGAGTACCTCAACGTGCGCGACGAGTTCATCGACAACTTCCACAACAGCGCGGGCCTGGGCACGGGCCTGGGCTCGGCGGAGTTCCACCCGGACTTCGCGGAGAACGGCCTGTTCTACACGGTGCACACCGAGGCCGGGACGGCGCTGACGCAGGACACGCCGGACTTCCCCGGCTACGGGAACACCGCGTTCCACAGCGTCATCACCGAGTGGAAGGCGACCGACCCGTCGGCCGAGACGTTCGCGGGGACCTCGCGCGAGATCCTGCGCGTCCCGTTCGCCGGGCGCGTGCACACCGTCCAGCAGATCGCCTTCAACCCGACGGTCTCCGAGGGTGACGCCGACCACGGCAACCTCTACGTGCTCGTCGGCGACGGCGGCAACGGCGTCGGCAACGGCAACCCGCAGAACCTCGCGACGCCGCAGGGCAAGGTCCTGCGGATCGACCCGTCGGGCGACGACTCCGCGAACGGCGCGTACGGCATCCCCGCCGACAACCCGTTCCTCGACGACGCGACCGCGCTGCCGGAGATCTACGCCGTCGGCCTGCGCGACCCGCACCGCATCAGCTGGGACCCGGCAGGCGACCACACGATGTACCTCGCGCACATCGGCGAGTGGCAGGTCGAGTCGGTCTACGCCGTCGAGCCGGGCGACAACTTCGGGTGGTCCGTCCGGGAGGGCTCGTTCCGGGCCGACAACCGGCAGATCTACCCGCTGCCCGCCGACGACGCCCAGAACGGCTTCACCTACCCGGTCGCGGCCTACGATCACAACCGTGACCCCGGCCAGACCGGCGACGCGGGCGTGGCCGTGAACGGCGGGTTCGTGTACCGCGGGGACATCCCCGAGCTGCGCGGCAAGTACCTGTTCACCGACCTGGTGCGCGGGTGGGTGCTGTCCACCGAGGCCGACGAGATGGTGCGCAACGACGGCGACGTCGCCGACCTCGCCACGATCGACCAGCTCCGGGTCTTCGAGGACGGGCAGGAGACGACGTTCGCCGAGCTCGTGGGCGACCAGCGCGTCGACCTGCGGTTCGGCTCCGACGCCGACGGCGAGCTCTACCTGGTCGCCAAGGCGAACGGGAAGATCTGGAAGGTCACGGGCGCCCGGACCGTCACCGCGAAGTCGCCCTTCGCGCTGCCGGAGCTCGCGCCGAACCTGGTCGCGCACTACGACTTCGACCACCCCGTCGCCGGGGCGCCGACGTCGGAGGCCGACCAGGGCTGGTCGGGCACGAACATCTCGCTCATCAACGGCGGGGTGGAGATGCGCGTCGCCGACCGCGCCTACGCGGGTGCGGGCGAGGCGCTGCAGACGCAGCAGATGAGCCCGACCACGGCGTCGAACGACGACTGGAAGGCGGGCGTCTACGACGCGGACGGCGTGGACACGCTGGACGCGTTCGCGGGGACCGACGAGGCCGCCGTCATGGGCTGGTTCAAGCCCACCGGCGACCACCCGGCCCTCAACTCCGGCACCGCCAACGCGACCGACCGCTACAACGCGATCGGTCTGGCCGGCGTCCTCACCGGCACGTCGGACGGTCATGCCGTCCGCGCGCTGCTGGAGGTCATCACGGTCAACGGCGAGCTCAAGGTGGTCGCGCTCGGCCGCCGCGTCGACGGCGCCGGGTCGTGGACGTACGCCGCGGACCTGCCCTGGCAGGACATCCTCCAGAAGGGGAAGTGGGTGCACCTCGCCGCGACGTTCGACTTCGCGGACGGCGAGATGAAGCTCTTCATGAACGGTGAGGAGCTCGACGGCACCTACACGGCGTCCAACACGTGGGACTCCGGCGTCACGTCGGACACCGCCCCGGCCGGGATCAAGATCGGTGGCAGCTACCCGCAGAACACGCGGGAGTCGAACCCGTTCAACGGCCGCATGGACGACCTGATGTTCCTCGACGTCGTCCCGACGCCGGAGCAGGTCGCCGCGCAGTACGCGCTGTTCGGCGCCACCGAGCCGGTCGAGCCCGAGGCGCCGTCGTGCACCCCGGACGGCCAGGAGATCACCGACGTCATGTCGGCGGACGACTGGGCGCCGCGCACCCCCGCCAAGTGGGCGTTCCCCGGCGACGAGGTCGTCCTCACCGAGCCCGGCACCAACCCGAACGACGGCATCCGCCGGCCGTTCGAGTACGCCGTCCTCACCGAGGGCCCGGAGCTCGGGTCGTTCGAGCTGACCGGCCAGGTCCGGCTCGACGCCCCCGCGTCGGTCAACAACCGCGACGTCATCGTGGTGTTCGGCTGGCAGTCGGACACCGAGTACTACTACGCCCACCTCTCGCAGGACAACACGATCTACGCCCACAACGGCATCTTCAAGGTGAACAACACCGACCGTGAGCGGATCGACGACCAGTGGGACGGCGCCGTCGGCGCACCCCCGGCGGTCACCGACGAGGAGTGGCACGACGTGCGCGTCGTGCGGTGCGTGGACAGCGGCGACATCGCGGTCTACGTCGACGGGCTCGAGGACCCGCTGCTCACGGCGAACGACTCCACGTTCGGCGAGGGCCGGGTGGGCTTCGGCTCGTTCGACAACAACGGCCGCCTGCGCGACCTCACGGTGACGGCCGCCGCCCCGGCGGACACCACCGCCCCGACGGTGACCGTCAAGGACGGCGCCGAGTTCACCACCGGCGTCGAGGGCGCCTACGGCAAGGTGTCGTTCAAGCTCCACGACGCCGGGAAGGTCGACAAGGTCGTCCTCAACGGGGTGGAGAAGGACCTGACGGACGACGTCTGGTCCGACCTCAACTTCGTGAAGCCGGGCGCGTTCGGCGCGGTCGCGGGGGAGAACACCCTCGTGGTGCACGACGTCGCGGGGAACACCACCACGGTGACGTTCTTCCTCGACGCCGTCGCGCCGCAGGTCACGGTCAAGACCGGCTCCGACTTCACGGTCGGCGCCGACGGGACCTACGCCAAGGTGTCGTACAAGCTGTACGACGCCAAGAAGATCGACCGCCTGACCCTCAACGGGGTGGAGAAGAACCTGACGGACAACGTCTGGTCCGACCTCAACTTCGTGCGGCCCGGCGTGTTCGGCGCCGTCGCGGGGGAGAACACCCTCGTGGTGCACGACGTCGCGGGGAACACCACCACCGTGACGTTCGTCCTCGACACCACGGTGTCGTAG
- a CDS encoding NAD(P)/FAD-dependent oxidoreductase translates to MTARIPSADVLVVGAGLAGLHTATGLAQRGHDVVLAERRPDLGGTVRTTGIFVRRTLEDFHLPPALLGPAVRRMVLYPPSHRRPVVLDSPRDEYRVGDMRGLYRDGAEQAAAAGVRILLGTRYLGRADGRHVLEGPDGTVEVGARYVVGADGARSGVARELGLDRNRELLVGAEHVFAVPRRDVVPAFHCVVDPRLAPGYLAWVLDDGEHAHVGVAGYARRFPHGMHHALRQFAATAPGLRGTTRPEHVEHRAGPIPVGGLLRRIASPDGLLVGDAAGAVSPLTAGGLDPCLRQSAHAVDVLDQALRTGRPDPLRRYDGAALRTQFRGRIAMRRGLGLVRTPAVAEAGVAALRTPPGRAAARRILFGDGSFPDPVPVPALVR, encoded by the coding sequence ATGACCGCCCGGATCCCGTCCGCGGACGTCCTCGTCGTCGGCGCCGGCCTGGCCGGACTGCACACCGCCACCGGGCTGGCGCAGCGCGGCCACGACGTCGTCTTGGCCGAGCGTCGCCCCGACCTGGGCGGCACGGTGCGCACCACCGGGATCTTCGTGCGCCGCACCCTGGAGGACTTCCACCTGCCGCCCGCGCTGCTCGGGCCGGCGGTCCGCCGCATGGTCCTCTACCCGCCGTCCCACCGGCGCCCCGTCGTGCTGGACAGCCCCCGCGACGAGTACCGCGTCGGGGACATGCGGGGCCTCTACCGCGACGGCGCCGAGCAGGCCGCTGCGGCCGGCGTGCGGATCCTGCTCGGCACCCGGTACCTGGGACGCGCGGACGGGCGGCACGTCCTGGAGGGTCCGGACGGCACGGTCGAGGTCGGCGCCCGGTACGTCGTCGGGGCGGACGGCGCCCGGTCGGGCGTGGCCCGCGAGCTCGGCCTCGACCGCAACCGCGAGCTCCTGGTCGGCGCCGAGCACGTGTTCGCCGTGCCCCGCCGGGACGTCGTGCCCGCGTTCCACTGCGTCGTCGACCCGCGGCTCGCACCCGGGTACCTCGCGTGGGTGCTCGACGACGGCGAGCACGCGCACGTCGGCGTCGCCGGGTACGCGCGCCGCTTCCCGCACGGCATGCACCACGCGCTGCGGCAGTTCGCCGCGACGGCCCCCGGGCTGCGCGGGACCACCCGCCCCGAGCACGTCGAGCACCGCGCGGGGCCGATCCCCGTCGGCGGCCTGCTGCGGCGCATCGCGTCGCCCGACGGCCTGCTCGTCGGCGACGCCGCCGGTGCCGTGTCCCCGCTCACCGCGGGCGGCCTCGACCCGTGCCTGCGCCAGTCCGCGCACGCCGTCGACGTCCTCGACCAGGCGCTGCGCACCGGACGGCCCGACCCGCTGCGCCGCTACGACGGCGCCGCCCTGCGGACGCAGTTCCGCGGCCGGATCGCCATGCGACGGGGTCTCGGCCTCGTGCGCACGCCCGCCGTCGCCGAGGCCGGGGTCGCAGCCCTGCGCACGCCCCCGGGGCGCGCCGCGGCCCGGCGGATCCTGTTCGGCGACGGGTCGTTCCCCGACCCGGTGCCTGTCCCCGCGCTCGTCCGGTGA
- a CDS encoding ABC transporter ATP-binding protein, whose amino-acid sequence MASDQNPAQGSEYLLELDDVQAGYGRAAMVLRGLTIRVPASTVVCLVGPNGAGKSTVLKVASGLLKPRSGRVLVGGEDVTGQGPQEMLSSGLAHVLQGHSVFREMTVAENVLLGAYTIGDKEEVAERVAFVQELFPIVGERWKQLAGLLSGGQQKQVEFARSLMVSPRVVLLDEPSMGLDPKTTGTVFEQVVRMRDAGVAVLLVEQNARRALETADIGCVLDLGRVHITGPAPELLADPQLSELYLGGRPSGSAVA is encoded by the coding sequence TTGGCGTCTGACCAGAACCCCGCGCAGGGGTCCGAGTACCTGCTGGAGCTGGACGACGTCCAGGCCGGGTACGGCCGGGCGGCGATGGTGCTGCGCGGCCTGACGATCCGGGTGCCGGCCTCCACGGTCGTGTGCCTCGTCGGCCCGAACGGCGCCGGCAAGTCCACCGTCCTGAAGGTGGCCAGCGGCCTGCTCAAGCCGCGGTCGGGGCGCGTGCTCGTCGGCGGCGAGGACGTCACCGGCCAGGGCCCGCAGGAGATGCTGTCCTCGGGGCTGGCGCACGTGCTCCAGGGGCACAGCGTGTTCCGGGAGATGACGGTCGCGGAGAACGTGCTGCTCGGCGCCTACACGATCGGCGACAAGGAGGAGGTCGCCGAGCGCGTCGCGTTCGTCCAGGAGCTGTTCCCCATCGTCGGGGAGCGGTGGAAGCAGCTCGCCGGCCTGCTGTCCGGCGGGCAGCAGAAGCAGGTCGAGTTCGCGCGCTCGCTCATGGTGAGCCCGCGGGTCGTGCTGCTCGACGAGCCGTCGATGGGCCTCGACCCCAAGACGACGGGCACCGTGTTCGAGCAGGTCGTGCGGATGCGCGACGCCGGCGTAGCGGTGCTGCTCGTGGAGCAGAACGCCCGCCGGGCGCTCGAGACGGCGGACATCGGCTGCGTGCTCGACCTCGGCCGCGTCCACATCACCGGGCCGGCGCCCGAGCTCCTCGCCGACCCGCAGCTCTCCGAGCTGTACCTGGGCGGGCGCCCGTCGGGCTCGGCGGTCGCATGA
- a CDS encoding cupin domain-containing protein, with translation MKNPPEQFTGDVWLDPIVVPQDADQRMVVALVRFAPGARTAWHSHARGQSLHVTSGVALVGTRDGVVEVPAGGTVYCPPGEEHWHGATPDDFMEHLAMLENADDPASTTTWLEHVTDDEYARP, from the coding sequence ATGAAGAACCCGCCCGAGCAGTTCACCGGGGACGTGTGGCTCGACCCGATCGTGGTGCCGCAGGACGCCGACCAGCGGATGGTCGTGGCGCTCGTCCGGTTCGCGCCCGGCGCCCGCACCGCCTGGCACTCCCACGCGCGCGGGCAGTCGCTGCACGTGACGTCCGGGGTCGCGCTCGTCGGGACGCGGGACGGCGTCGTGGAGGTGCCCGCCGGAGGGACGGTCTACTGCCCGCCCGGCGAGGAGCACTGGCACGGCGCCACCCCGGACGACTTCATGGAGCACCTCGCCATGCTGGAGAACGCCGACGACCCCGCGTCCACGACCACCTGGCTGGAGCACGTCACGGACGACGAGTACGCACGCCCCTGA
- a CDS encoding helix-turn-helix transcriptional regulator, with protein MDLKAETREFLASRRARITPDRAGLPAYGGNRRVPGLRREEVAMLAGVSVDYYTRLERGNLGGVSESVLESLAEALQLDEAERAHLADLARAANTTGAARTRARRRRPATVRPVVQRVVDAMTGAAAVVRNGRLDVLATNALGRALYAPMYDSPSFVPGEPLNTARFHFLDTAAAQVYWGDKWPKVAHDAVAILRTEAGRNPYDSTLTALVGELSTRSEDFRRLWASHDVRLHRTGTKVFHHPQVGALELDYEALELPGDPGLQLNVYTAAPGSPSDDGLKLLATWAATALAESATAAAPGAQDAAPGRVD; from the coding sequence ATGGACCTGAAGGCCGAGACACGAGAGTTCCTCGCCTCGCGCCGTGCCCGGATCACCCCGGACCGCGCTGGGCTGCCCGCCTACGGCGGCAACCGGCGGGTGCCGGGGCTGCGCCGCGAGGAGGTCGCGATGCTCGCGGGCGTGAGCGTCGACTACTACACCCGCCTGGAGCGGGGGAACCTCGGCGGCGTGTCCGAGTCGGTGCTGGAGTCGCTCGCCGAGGCGCTCCAGCTCGACGAGGCCGAGCGCGCCCACCTGGCCGACCTCGCGCGGGCCGCGAACACGACCGGCGCCGCCCGCACCCGCGCCCGGCGTCGTCGACCCGCCACCGTGCGTCCCGTCGTGCAGCGGGTGGTCGACGCCATGACGGGCGCCGCGGCCGTCGTCCGCAACGGTCGGCTCGACGTGCTCGCCACCAACGCGCTCGGCCGCGCCCTGTACGCGCCCATGTACGACTCGCCGTCGTTCGTGCCCGGCGAGCCGCTCAACACCGCGCGCTTCCACTTCCTCGACACCGCCGCCGCCCAGGTCTACTGGGGGGACAAGTGGCCGAAGGTCGCGCACGACGCCGTCGCGATCCTGCGCACCGAGGCCGGGCGCAACCCCTACGACTCGACGCTCACCGCGCTCGTCGGCGAGCTCTCGACCCGCAGCGAGGACTTCCGGCGGCTGTGGGCCTCCCACGACGTGCGGCTCCACCGCACCGGCACCAAGGTGTTCCACCACCCGCAGGTCGGTGCGCTCGAGCTCGACTACGAGGCCCTCGAGCTCCCCGGGGACCCGGGGCTCCAGCTGAACGTCTACACCGCCGCGCCCGGCTCGCCGTCCGACGACGGCCTGAAGCTTCTCGCGACCTGGGCCGCCACGGCGCTCGCGGAGTCCGCCACCGCGGCGGCTCCGGGCGCGCAGGACGCGGCCCCCGGCCGGGTCGACTGA